In Methanocaldococcus sp. FS406-22, the genomic stretch TTTTCAGCAACCTTTGCTAAACATGCTGTCTTACATGGCTTTTTCACTTCTCCTAATATAGCCCCCAGTATCTCATCAGCTGCCTCTGGAACGATAATTTTTGGCTTTCCAATGATTGTTAGCTCAGCATGCCTATCAACATCAGCTAAGGCATTCTTTAATTTTTCATAACTATCTCCTCTAATCAACAATATCGTCATAACTATCCCTAAACGTGTTTTTTCTAATTTAACAATAATTTTATCTTTCGATAATTTTATCTTCTATGTCTATCATTATGTTTTAAATATTCTTCAAGCATAAATGGGAAGTCGGAGGCATCAACGAATCTCAATCCTAATCTTTGAGCCCATTTTTCAATGCCTCCATCACTTGCCACTACCGCAGCATCTAACTCCTTGGCTAAAAGTAAAACATCTAAGTCCGGGGCACTATCTAAAGTTCCCACTCTTAAAGCACTCCTATATTTATTTCTAAAGGTATTTATTGTTTTTGATAGCACTTTATTTATGATTTCATTTTTACGCATCTCTGGATGTTTCTTTGATAATTCATAAACCATATCTGTGGCTTTTATTATATGCTCTTCTCCAATTCTCATTCCTTTATTTATCCTCTCTCTCAAATCTTTAACATACTCATAAAAAATCTCCGAAGGGATTTTTATCTCATACCTATTTGGAGTTTTTTTAACAAGCCATGTATCAACTTTAACTATCACATCTCTTGGACATCTCTCGTTTTCCAAAAACCCCATCAACTCATTATATACCGTTGGGTATGGGATATGACAGGAAATATTTAATTTTATCCTCGCTTCAGCTATCAAATCCATGATTTTATCTGTTAGCTCTGTGACTGTTTTAACTCCTAACGCTTTCCTAACTGATGGTTCAGTAAAAGCACTTGTATCTAAGCAGAATCTCTGTTTTTGCATGATTCTCCCCAAAGATTCAATTTCTTTAATTTTTTGATATGATTTTTTTAATTTTTAATCGTCTCTGTTGTCATCTCTAACAGCCAATATCCTTATCTTTGCGGGATAGTTATTTATATATTTTGATAGAGTTTCATTTGGAATCCTTGCCTCCAATTTGGATAAAATCCTCTCCTTAAAATGTCTTGAAAATCCATAAGGTAGAGAGTTTTTTATCTCCTCTATGTTGTTAAATGGCTTCTTCTTTTCTAAGATTTCAGCCACATTGCTTGGTAAATATTCATATAAATCATATTCATTGGCTGTTTCTAAGATTCTATCTTCAAATCTTTTCAATATCGATTTGTTGAGCTTTCCACTTTCATAAAGTTCTTTTAAAATCTCTAAGGTGGTTTCTGGAAGCATATCCTTAATATCTTCAAATCTTCCGCTGAATATTGCCTCTCTAATCTTTGTTCCACTTATTCCCTCTAACCTCTTAACAAAAACAAACTTTGGATTAAACTCTAATCCTTCTTTATTTAGCTTATAAATCATCTGAGACATTGAGGCAATGACGTAGTTATCTATATTTAATTTTTCTCCTAAAATTTCACCTGTCTCTATACAGATAATTTTATAGGGCTTAACTTGTATGTGGTAACCCTTATTTATACAGTCTATAACCCTCTCCATAGTTTTCTCTGGAATATAACCCCTTGGAATTATCTCAGCCCCTAAGCTATAAAACATCTTTATTAAGCATCTCATATACTGCCCAGAGCCCATAATACCCATTGGAGGGCCTTCAACAACAATATCTGCCCCAGCTTTTATCGCCATCTCTGCCCTTATGTATCTATTTAAGAAATAAGGAATACCTCTCCCACTTCTCTCTAATGGGCCGGGCAAAACGCTAATAAAAATTCCATGCTTCTTTCCTCTCTCCAATGCATACTTATGCCCTTTATGTAGAGGGTTGTATTCAGTAAAATCACAGACAATTTTATCTTTATTTTCCCTTTCTTTTATTTCTTCAACTATTTTTTTAAAATCTTTGAAGGATTTTTCATCCTTTCTTTTGGCATCTTTGATTATCTCCTCTTTATCCTTCAAAAAATTTTTTAAATTTAAATCCATAATTTCACCAATAGGCATAAACTTTATATATGATGAGTTAAATTGTTATTGATGCTGAGGTGCTGAGGGCCCATGGTCTAGCTGGCTATGACGTCGCCCTTACAAGGCGAAGGTCGCCGGTTCGAATCCGGCTGGGCCCACTATTTTTTATTATGGGAATAATCATCCATTAATTTAGATATATAGTTATTATTTAGTCTTGAAGTATTTATTCATAACAAGTTCTATATTAGAAATTAAAAAAAGATAGAAAAAAAGCAATAATAAGGCAATTATTCGTTTTCTTGAGCTTGTTGAGCTTTTTGTATTCCTGCCTGCAGTTCTTTTCTTAAAGCAGTTATTGCCTTAGCTAATTCTTCAGCTTTCTTCATGCCTTCCTTTTCTGCTTTATCTAAATCTTCAATAGATTTTTTTAAATCTTCAATAATCTCACTAAATGATTTTTCAACATAGATATCTGACTTTACTCCAATTAATGCCTTATCGTCAACAATTTTTGCCTTTAAAAATACTCCGGGTCCTACGGGAATTAATGTTTCTTCATCTGCCTTTATATTCTCAATTGTCTTAATTGAATTCATTATTTCAGATTTTAACGCCCTTATTGACACCAATTCACTTTGAATCATTTGCAATTGTTGATTGTATATTTCTAAAGCCATTGCTTTCTGTCTTAAATCTTCACTCATATTTCCACCTCAACAATTAAGCATTTATTAGCAACACATATATATTTTAGGGTGCTTAATAAAACTTATTGTAAGCATAGTTTTGTGGGTGTGTATGTTATGAGATTATTAGGAATTATTGGATATTTGGCTGTTTTAATTAAAGCTATATGTGAATCCTGGGTTGATGTAGTTAAAAGAAGCATAAACGGGGAAATAAAT encodes the following:
- a CDS encoding DUF356 domain-containing protein; the protein is MTILLIRGDSYEKLKNALADVDRHAELTIIGKPKIIVPEAADEILGAILGEVKKPCKTACLAKVAEKAPKAIDRIRKIHPPAHIVVISERYGDIYYKLLDDFPKLPVLKGYYKSKKKDKKKKK
- a CDS encoding RNA ligase partner protein, with amino-acid sequence MQKQRFCLDTSAFTEPSVRKALGVKTVTELTDKIMDLIAEARIKLNISCHIPYPTVYNELMGFLENERCPRDVIVKVDTWLVKKTPNRYEIKIPSEIFYEYVKDLRERINKGMRIGEEHIIKATDMVYELSKKHPEMRKNEIINKVLSKTINTFRNKYRSALRVGTLDSAPDLDVLLLAKELDAAVVASDGGIEKWAQRLGLRFVDASDFPFMLEEYLKHNDRHRR
- a CDS encoding nucleotidyltransferase family protein, whose translation is MPIGEIMDLNLKNFLKDKEEIIKDAKRKDEKSFKDFKKIVEEIKERENKDKIVCDFTEYNPLHKGHKYALERGKKHGIFISVLPGPLERSGRGIPYFLNRYIRAEMAIKAGADIVVEGPPMGIMGSGQYMRCLIKMFYSLGAEIIPRGYIPEKTMERVIDCINKGYHIQVKPYKIICIETGEILGEKLNIDNYVIASMSQMIYKLNKEGLEFNPKFVFVKRLEGISGTKIREAIFSGRFEDIKDMLPETTLEILKELYESGKLNKSILKRFEDRILETANEYDLYEYLPSNVAEILEKKKPFNNIEEIKNSLPYGFSRHFKERILSKLEARIPNETLSKYINNYPAKIRILAVRDDNRDD
- the pfdA gene encoding prefoldin subunit alpha → MSEDLRQKAMALEIYNQQLQMIQSELVSIRALKSEIMNSIKTIENIKADEETLIPVGPGVFLKAKIVDDKALIGVKSDIYVEKSFSEIIEDLKKSIEDLDKAEKEGMKKAEELAKAITALRKELQAGIQKAQQAQENE